In Cicer arietinum cultivar CDC Frontier isolate Library 1 chromosome 7, Cicar.CDCFrontier_v2.0, whole genome shotgun sequence, a single window of DNA contains:
- the LOC101493350 gene encoding DEAD-box ATP-dependent RNA helicase 21 isoform X1, which produces MNSLYQNPHEAQLLFGRGFRAGMDRREQKKLAAKNEKDMRDQIRKKDGIEEKPEEADAQRRKEAAADVYDTFDMRVDRHWSEKKLEEMTERDWRIFREDYNISYKGSKIPRPMRSWVESKLSQELLKAVEKAGYKTPSPIQMAAIPLGLQQRDVIGVAETGSGKTAAFVLPMLSYITRLPPISEENEAEGPYAVVMAPTRELAQQIEDETVKFAQYMGIKVVSIVGGQSIEEQGFKIRQGCEIVIATPGRLIDCLERRYAVLNQCNYVVLDEADRMIDMGFEPQVMGVLDAMPSSNLKPENEDEELDEKRIYRTTYMFSATMPPAVERLARKYLRNPVVVTIGTAGKATDLISQHVIMMKESEKFYKLQRLLDELNDKTAIVFVNTKKNADYVAKNLDKEGYRVTTLHGGKSQEQREISLEGFRTKRYNVLVATDVAGRGIDIPDVAHVINFDMPGNIEMYTHRIGRTGRAGKTGVATTFLTLQDTDVFYDLKQMLVQSNSPVPPELARHEASKFKPGSIPDRPPRRNDTVFAH; this is translated from the coding sequence ATGAACTCTCTTTACCAAAACCCTCACGAGGCTCAGCTTCTATTTGGTCGAGGGTTTCGTGCTGGAATGGATCGCCGCGAGCAGAAGAAATTGGCTGCCAAGAACGAGAAAGATATGCGCGATCAAATCAGGAAGAAGGATGGAATCGAGGAGAAGCCTGAGGAGGCCGATGCTCAGCGGCGTAAGGAGGCTGCTGCTGATGTGTACGATACTTTTGACATGAGGGTTGACCGCCATTGGAGCGAGAAGAAGCTTGAAGAGATGACAGAGAGGGATTGGCGTATTTTCAGAGAGGATTACAATATTTCCTACAAAGGTTCCAAGATTCCTCGCCCTATGAGGAGTTGGGTTGAGAGCAAGTTGAGTCAAGAGCTTTTGAAAGCTGTTGAGAAGGCTGGTTACAAAACCCCTTCTCCTATTCAAATGGCTGCTATTCCACTTGGTCTCCAACAGCGCGATGTTATCGGAGTTGCCGAGACAGGTTCAGGGAAGACTGCTGCATTTGTTCTTCCTATGTTGAGTTACATTACTAGGCTTCCTCCTATTAGTGAGGAGAATGAAGCTGAGGGTCCTTATGCCGTTGTTATGGCGCCCACTCGTGAGCTTGCTCAACAGATTGAGGATGAAACTGTTAAATTTGCTCAGTATATGGGTATTAAAGTTGTTTCCATTGTTGGTGGACAGTCCATTGAGGAGCAAGGGTTTAAGATAAGGCAGGGTTGTGAAATTGTGATTGCTACTCCTGGTCGTTTGATTGATTGCTTGGAGCGACGCTATGCGGTTCTTAACCAGTGTAATTATGTTGTTCTCGATGAGGCCGATCGAATGATTGATATGGGGTTTGAACCACAGGTTATGGGTGTGCTTGATGCCATGCCTTCTAGCAATCTCAAACCCGAGAATGAAGATGAGGAGCTTGATGAGAAGAGGATTTATAGGACCACTTATATGTTCAGTGCCACCATGCCCCCTGCTGTGGAGAGGCTTGCTAGGAAGTATCTGAGGAACCCTGTTGTTGTGACTATAGGCACTGCTGGAAAAGCAACTGACTTGATCAGCCAGCATGTGATCATGATGAAGGAATCTGAGAAATTTTATAAGCTTCAGAGATTGTTGGATGAGCTCAATGATAAGACAGCAATTGTGTTTGTCAACACCAAGAAGAATGCCGATTATGTTGCCAAGAATTTGGATAAGGAAGGCTATCGCGTGACCACTTTGCATGGAGGGAAATCTCAGGAACAGAGAGAGATTAGTCTTGAAGGATTTAGGACCAAGAGATATAATGTGCTTGTTGCAACCGATGTTGCTGGACGTGGGATTGACATACCTGATGTGGCTCACGTTATCAACTTTGATATGCCTGGGAATATTGAAATGTACACTCACCGTATTGGGCGAACTGGCCGTGCAGGAAAGACAGGTGTAGCTACCACATTCCTAACTCTTCAGGATACTGATGTCTTTTATGACCTCAAACAGATGCTGGTTCAGAGTAATAGTCCTGTACCACCTGAATTGGCAAGGCATGAAGCTTCCAAATTCAAGCCAGGATCAATTCCCGACAGGCCACCTAGGCGAAACGACACTGTTTTTGCCCACTAG
- the LOC101493350 gene encoding DEAD-box ATP-dependent RNA helicase 21 isoform X2, with protein sequence MKRPTDELAATITKPVFLTKAQREHLALQRRQDQVADHKRNQEELLLSTNNRPSDSDRRDRDRDRDRDRDRDRDRDGYRDRXXXXXERERRNRDREREEESKARDRARLEKLAEREREKELELIKDQYLGSKKPKKRVIKPSEKFRFSFDWENTEDTSRDMNSLYQNPHEAQLLFGRGFRAGMDRREQKKLAAKNEKDMRDQIRKKDGIEEKPEEADAQRRKEAAADVYDTFDMRVDRHWSEKKLEEMTERDWRIFREDYNISYKGSKIPRPMRSWVESKLSQELLKAVEKAGYKTPSPIQMAAIPLGLQQRDVIGVAETGSGKTAAFVLPMLSYITRLPPISEENEAEGPYAVVMAPTRELAQQIEDETVKFAQYMGIKVVSIVGGQSIEEQGFKIRQGCEIVIATPGRLIDCLERRYAVLNQCNYVVLDEADRMIDMGFEPQVMGVLDAMPSSNLKPENEDEELDEKRIYRTTYMFSATMPPAVERLARKYLRNPVVVTIGTAGKATDLISQHVIMMKESEKFYKLQRLLDELNDKTAIVFVNTKKNADYVAKNLDKEGYRVTTLHGGKSQEQREISLEGFRTKRYNVLVATDVAGRGIDIPDVAHVINFDMPGNIEMYTHRIGRTGRAGKTGVATTFLTLQDTDVFYDLKQMLVQSNSPVPPELARHEASKFKPGSIPDRPPRRNDTVFAH encoded by the exons ATGAAACGACCTACCGATGAATTGGCCGCCACTATAACCAAACCAGTCTTCCTCACCAAAGCCCAGCGCGAACACTTAGCTCTTCAACGCCGCCAAGATCAAGTCGCCGATCACAAGCGCAACCAGGAGGAACTACTTCTTTCCACTAACAACCGTCCCTCCGATTCCGACCGCCGAGACCGCGACCGTGACCGTGACCGTGACCGCGACAGAGATAGGGATAGGGATGGTTACAGAGACAGA NNNNNNNNNNNNNNTGAGAGGGAACGACGAAACCGTGATAGGGAGCGAGAAGAAGAGAGTAAGGCTCGCGATCGTGCTCGATTGGAGAAACTTGCGGAGCGAGAGCGCGAGAAAGAGCTTGAATTGATCAAGGATCAATACCTAGGGTCAAAAAAACCTAAAAAGAGAGTCATTAAACCTAGCGAGAAATTTCGATTCTCATTCGATTGGGAAAACACTGAAGACACTTCTCGTGACATGAACTCTCTTTACCAAAACCCTCACGAGGCTCAGCTTCTATTTGGTCGAGGGTTTCGTGCTGGAATGGATCGCCGCGAGCAGAAGAAATTGGCTGCCAAGAACGAGAAAGATATGCGCGATCAAATCAGGAAGAAGGATGGAATCGAGGAGAAGCCTGAGGAGGCCGATGCTCAGCGGCGTAAGGAGGCTGCTGCTGATGTGTACGATACTTTTGACATGAGGGTTGACCGCCATTGGAGCGAGAAGAAGCTTGAAGAGATGACAGAGAGGGATTGGCGTATTTTCAGAGAGGATTACAATATTTCCTACAAAGGTTCCAAGATTCCTCGCCCTATGAGGAGTTGGGTTGAGAGCAAGTTGAGTCAAGAGCTTTTGAAAGCTGTTGAGAAGGCTGGTTACAAAACCCCTTCTCCTATTCAAATGGCTGCTATTCCACTTGGTCTCCAACAGCGCGATGTTATCGGAGTTGCCGAGACAGGTTCAGGGAAGACTGCTGCATTTGTTCTTCCTATGTTGAGTTACATTACTAGGCTTCCTCCTATTAGTGAGGAGAATGAAGCTGAGGGTCCTTATGCCGTTGTTATGGCGCCCACTCGTGAGCTTGCTCAACAGATTGAGGATGAAACTGTTAAATTTGCTCAGTATATGGGTATTAAAGTTGTTTCCATTGTTGGTGGACAGTCCATTGAGGAGCAAGGGTTTAAGATAAGGCAGGGTTGTGAAATTGTGATTGCTACTCCTGGTCGTTTGATTGATTGCTTGGAGCGACGCTATGCGGTTCTTAACCAGTGTAATTATGTTGTTCTCGATGAGGCCGATCGAATGATTGATATGGGGTTTGAACCACAGGTTATGGGTGTGCTTGATGCCATGCCTTCTAGCAATCTCAAACCCGAGAATGAAGATGAGGAGCTTGATGAGAAGAGGATTTATAGGACCACTTATATGTTCAGTGCCACCATGCCCCCTGCTGTGGAGAGGCTTGCTAGGAAGTATCTGAGGAACCCTGTTGTTGTGACTATAGGCACTGCTGGAAAAGCAACTGACTTGATCAGCCAGCATGTGATCATGATGAAGGAATCTGAGAAATTTTATAAGCTTCAGAGATTGTTGGATGAGCTCAATGATAAGACAGCAATTGTGTTTGTCAACACCAAGAAGAATGCCGATTATGTTGCCAAGAATTTGGATAAGGAAGGCTATCGCGTGACCACTTTGCATGGAGGGAAATCTCAGGAACAGAGAGAGATTAGTCTTGAAGGATTTAGGACCAAGAGATATAATGTGCTTGTTGCAACCGATGTTGCTGGACGTGGGATTGACATACCTGATGTGGCTCACGTTATCAACTTTGATATGCCTGGGAATATTGAAATGTACACTCACCGTATTGGGCGAACTGGCCGTGCAGGAAAGACAGGTGTAGCTACCACATTCCTAACTCTTCAGGATACTGATGTCTTTTATGACCTCAAACAGATGCTGGTTCAGAGTAATAGTCCTGTACCACCTGAATTGGCAAGGCATGAAGCTTCCAAATTCAAGCCAGGATCAATTCCCGACAGGCCACCTAGGCGAAACGACACTGTTTTTGCCCACTAG